A DNA window from Argiope bruennichi chromosome X2, qqArgBrue1.1, whole genome shotgun sequence contains the following coding sequences:
- the LOC129960191 gene encoding uncharacterized protein LOC129960191 produces the protein MEAPINDSKIVVPFVPSLSHLSFVKVAFPLYKDFDISTWQSINREITHGNLPGFIGDRSENRQVNKAKEELLLIPAHLRLGLLQTILGLHSTFLNWLSENSCFTIIPNIYTVLYWRTDGTIDRIKTAQRLLLCKENNIEQRFDLACAYFFEESIKALWVEMKKSGKADKPLSAYKPVTCFWVKMMHHRHQVPWIESVQKYLDLSDKLPVIPYARYSTFFPLLRPEDRVKFLVSLCDTTTDDFRFCLYGATKEEEMQLLKMVPRKVLIPYLDWPLQSFFLAMAERMWNFIDCRIFKELIDIIFKKKLKEKDFDYGTLFMDFWERGPNHLKKEAAECPIWTRRLNFYLDFIKKEKTGGLRELLESVRGKLTYFGVAPELHLTIQWYYLLHSNKP, from the coding sequence ATGGAAGCACCTATTAATGACTCAAAGATTGTAGTCCCTTTTGTGCCATCACTTAGCCACTTATCTTTTGTAAAAGTAGCTTTTCCATTGTACAAAGACTTTGATATCTCAACTTGGCAAAGCATCAATAGAGAAATCACTCATGGAAATCTGCCAGGATTTATTGGAGATAGGTCTGAAAATCGTCAGGTAAACAAAGCTAAGGAAGAGTTACTTCTCATTCCTGCACATTTAAGACTTGGattattacaaacaattttgGGCTTGCATTCGACTTTTTTAAATTGGCTTTCGGAGAATTCGTGTTTTACTATTATACCGAATATATATACAGTCCTTTACTGGAGAACTGATGGGACAATTGACAGAATTAAAACAGCTCAGCGATTGCTTCTGTGTAAAGAGAATAATATCGAACAGAGGTTTGATTTGGCCTGTGCTTATTTCTTCGAGGAAAGTATAAAGGCTTTGTGGGTAGAAATGAAGAAATCTGGTAAGGCAGACAAACCTTTATCAGCTTATAAACCCGTTACATGTTTTTGGGTTAAAATGATGCACCATAGACATCAGGTTCCATGGATAGAGTCTGTTCAAAAATACCTCGACCTTAGTGATAAATTGCCTGTAATTCCGTACGCAAGATACAGTACCTTCTTTCCTCTCTTGAGGCCAGAAGACAGGGTGAAGTTTCTTGTCTCTTTATGTGATACTACAACTGATGATTTCCGTTTCTGTCTGTATGGAGCAACTAAAGAAGAAGAAATGCAACTGTTGAAGATGGTTCCACGAAAAGTCCTTATTCCCTATTTGGATTGGCCGCTGCAAAGTTTCTTTCTTGCAATGGCCGAAAGAATGTGGAATTTTATTGATTGTcggatttttaaagaattaatagatATTATCTTCAAGAAAAAGCTGAAGGAGAAGGATTTTGATTATGGCACACTTTTTATGGACTTTTGGGAAAGAGGCCCAAATCACTTGAAGAAAGAGGCAGCAGAATGTCCAATTTGGACCCGCAGACTTAATTTCTACCTTGATTTTATAAAGAAGGAGAAAACCGGTGGTCTTCGTGAATTGTTAGAATCAGTAAGGGGAAAACTTACATATTTCGGTGTGGCGCCAGAACTCCATCTAACCATCCAATGGTATTATCTGCTTCATTCAAATAAACCATAA